In Oscillatoria sp. FACHB-1407, a single window of DNA contains:
- a CDS encoding CHASE domain-containing protein produces the protein MKKEKSFRVFQAHRHWVPYFVLIGTLGLTILATAYVKDSAEDKDQIRFQNAIQRTENNIENRLNTYIAMLRGGAGLFSASKSVNRDEFQAYVTRLLLEKNYPGVQGIGFSKEYSASERQQILTDLQIAGMSNVTLSPGFIRPVYYPIVYLEPLDQRNRAAIGYDMFTEPTRRAAMERARDQGIPAASGKVVLVQEIDEQKQAGFLIYVPIYEGGGIPDTLTERRNELEGFIFSPFRADDLMAGIFSVEPYPAVSFQVYDGTTPSPDSLLYSSRLHDGSEQLNYKPRYTATLTTSIAGRPWTVVYATKPVFDATSQLGLVPYVASGGTIISLILFGITRSQVQARTDAERSAAKLRQSEYNLQRSHDELENRVEERTAELLQANTILQAEIAARQQIQEALEQAEQSLKQALSFEAMLRRITDRVHDSLDEKHILQTAVEALATGLDVARCNTGLYDLDQEISTISAEATVHEPSMLGRTVQMVGFSEGYEALLSGQNLQFCIIGSASTPEQVSVLACPIFDNQGILGDLWLFRPPQQVFSAFEVGLVEQVVTQCAIALRQARLYEAAQAQVKALERVNWLKDDFLSTVSHELRTPMSNMNLAIRMLELTFSKLENLNGDRQKAQQYLQILHSECQREINLINDLLDLQRLVSGKQLQNVQSINLRIWLTQLVEPFEERARARQQSLKLQLSPQDLPPLVADIAGLERILSELLNNACKYTPPHETITVHTQSYPGKVEFSVCNSGTEIPEDEQSRIFDKFYRVPNADPWKQGGTGLGLALAQRLAEHMGGQIQVRSAQNITTFTVVVPNQIVRDRIHEPV, from the coding sequence ATGAAAAAAGAGAAGTCGTTTCGTGTTTTTCAAGCACATCGTCATTGGGTTCCCTATTTTGTTTTGATAGGAACATTGGGTCTAACGATATTAGCAACGGCTTATGTCAAAGATTCAGCAGAGGATAAAGATCAAATTCGCTTTCAAAATGCTATTCAACGGACTGAGAACAATATTGAAAATCGATTAAACACTTACATTGCGATGCTGCGGGGCGGAGCAGGGCTATTTTCAGCCAGCAAGTCAGTCAATCGAGATGAGTTTCAAGCGTATGTCACGCGACTGTTGCTAGAGAAAAATTATCCAGGCGTTCAGGGAATCGGATTTTCTAAAGAATATTCAGCATCAGAGCGGCAACAAATCCTGACAGACCTGCAAATTGCAGGAATGAGCAATGTTACCCTCTCCCCTGGTTTTATCCGTCCGGTCTATTACCCCATCGTCTACCTGGAACCATTGGATCAGCGTAATCGGGCAGCGATCGGCTATGACATGTTCACAGAGCCGACTCGACGGGCTGCCATGGAGCGTGCACGCGATCAGGGAATACCTGCGGCATCCGGTAAGGTGGTGCTGGTGCAAGAAATTGATGAACAAAAGCAAGCAGGATTTTTAATTTACGTTCCAATTTATGAAGGGGGGGGTATCCCTGATACGCTGACAGAGCGACGCAACGAGCTAGAAGGCTTTATTTTTAGTCCGTTTCGAGCGGATGACTTGATGGCAGGGATCTTTAGTGTGGAACCCTATCCTGCTGTGAGCTTTCAAGTTTATGATGGCACCACACCCAGCCCAGACTCGTTGCTGTATAGCTCTCGATTACACGATGGCTCAGAGCAGTTAAACTACAAACCCCGGTATACTGCTACACTCACAACCTCGATTGCGGGTCGTCCCTGGACAGTCGTGTATGCCACCAAACCCGTGTTTGATGCCACCTCACAATTGGGTCTAGTTCCCTATGTGGCTTCGGGAGGAACGATTATTAGTCTGATCCTGTTTGGCATTACCCGCTCTCAGGTGCAAGCTCGCACTGACGCAGAACGGTCTGCTGCTAAACTCCGCCAATCCGAGTACAACCTCCAGCGATCGCACGATGAATTAGAAAACCGAGTTGAAGAACGCACGGCGGAGTTGTTGCAGGCGAACACCATTCTGCAAGCTGAAATCGCGGCTCGGCAACAAATTCAGGAGGCGTTAGAGCAGGCGGAGCAGTCTTTGAAACAAGCCCTATCGTTTGAAGCCATGCTGCGACGCATCACCGATCGAGTCCACGACAGCCTGGATGAGAAACACATTTTGCAGACAGCGGTAGAGGCATTGGCAACCGGACTTGACGTTGCCAGGTGCAACACGGGACTGTATGACCTGGATCAGGAGATCTCGACGATCTCAGCAGAAGCAACCGTTCATGAGCCATCGATGTTAGGGCGCACTGTACAAATGGTGGGCTTCTCCGAGGGGTATGAAGCCTTGTTGTCAGGGCAAAATTTACAATTCTGTATCATCGGCTCGGCTTCAACACCAGAACAGGTTTCGGTGTTGGCTTGCCCCATTTTTGATAATCAGGGCATCCTGGGTGATCTATGGCTGTTTCGCCCACCCCAACAGGTGTTTAGTGCGTTTGAGGTGGGTCTGGTGGAGCAGGTGGTGACTCAATGTGCGATCGCCCTGCGTCAGGCGCGACTGTATGAAGCGGCTCAGGCACAGGTCAAAGCATTAGAAAGAGTGAATTGGCTCAAGGATGACTTCTTGAGCACTGTTTCTCATGAATTGCGAACTCCGATGTCTAATATGAATCTGGCAATTCGGATGCTGGAGCTTACGTTTAGCAAACTAGAAAACCTCAATGGCGATCGCCAAAAAGCTCAGCAGTATCTCCAAATTTTGCACTCAGAGTGTCAGCGAGAGATCAACCTGATCAATGATTTGCTGGATTTACAACGGTTGGTATCAGGCAAACAACTCCAGAACGTCCAGAGCATCAACCTCCGCATCTGGCTGACTCAACTGGTTGAGCCATTTGAGGAACGCGCCAGAGCGAGACAACAAAGCTTAAAACTTCAGTTGTCCCCGCAGGACTTACCGCCGCTAGTAGCTGATATTGCGGGGCTAGAGCGGATCTTGAGTGAACTCCTTAACAACGCCTGCAAATACACTCCTCCCCATGAAACAATCACGGTTCACACTCAATCCTATCCAGGCAAAGTAGAGTTCTCTGTTTGCAATTCGGGCACTGAAATCCCTGAGGATGAGCAATCTCGCATCTTTGACAAATTCTATCGCGTACCCAACGCCGACCCCTGGAAACAAGGGGGAACCGGGTTAGGGTTGGCGTTAGCTCAACGACTAGCAGAACACATGGGAGGGCAGATCCAGGTGAGATCAGCTCAGAACATCACAACATTTACAGTCGTGGTTCCAAATCAAATCGTGCGCGATCGCATTCATGAACCTGTCTAA
- a CDS encoding DUF4040 domain-containing protein, producing MTDSYLYIILALLPLAAAMVVLQDDPYHALVIRGILGAIAAMSYAVLGAADVALTEALVGTMLAITLYAIAVRSSLVMRLGILEQDAETEACPAFAQLTDDLRKTLNKYHLRLELVPHANVQSLQRALKDRDVHGICQGRSPSALEAPDAACPYHITFRVHRLFEIFHNKLAPTVTSLSYVDIAQDASLSDKAEAKTVDLEEAHS from the coding sequence ATGACCGATAGCTATCTCTACATCATCCTGGCTCTGTTGCCTTTAGCGGCAGCGATGGTTGTGTTGCAGGACGATCCGTATCATGCCCTGGTGATTCGCGGCATTTTGGGGGCGATCGCGGCGATGAGCTATGCCGTGTTGGGTGCAGCAGATGTGGCATTAACCGAGGCATTGGTGGGCACAATGCTGGCGATTACTCTGTATGCGATCGCTGTACGCTCCTCACTGGTGATGCGGTTGGGCATTTTGGAGCAAGATGCTGAGACAGAAGCGTGTCCTGCCTTTGCTCAACTGACAGACGATCTCCGCAAAACGTTGAACAAATATCATCTGCGATTAGAACTAGTGCCCCATGCGAATGTGCAATCTCTCCAGCGAGCCTTAAAGGATCGAGATGTGCATGGCATTTGTCAGGGGCGATCGCCTTCAGCATTAGAGGCACCGGATGCAGCCTGCCCCTACCACATTACATTCCGAGTGCATCGACTCTTTGAGATTTTTCACAACAAACTGGCTCCTACCGTCACCAGCCTTAGCTATGTCGATATTGCTCAGGATGCTTCACTGAGTGACAAGGCTGAAGCCAAAACCGTTGATCTGGAGGAGGCACATTCATGA
- a CDS encoding sensor histidine kinase translates to MPRSRDQLEFYVSSMKWSLEEKVVATSLGVILLLLGFVNLMSPKNTTELVENANRVQSTYDFLGNLTDFLAAMSVAESGRRGYVFSNREEELGRYQIAILEMEAELNQLQQQPNLAQPQRQRIQQLSQLTLRRLALFEQSITLYQRDRSPTAMQTQHSITDRSVQLRGQIQTLLTDIKNAENQHLQTSLDQAQTNIRYRASIERIGILLSFILTCGIIIVFYWAQRRRQKLQVLEQTLAQQRELNHLKLRLFSMISHEFRTPLSVILASSQLLGEILEPKIEQSHLKNLYRIQTSAKLMNRLLTDILTLTRAEAGNLDCKPEWIDIEAFCLNLLDDLQSSIQSLNTPSSLQSVDNLQHTLHFTSQGGCGRVYLDEKLLYSILSNLLLNAIKYSPSGGQVSLNLYCAPEQIKFEVQDQGIGILESDRDHIFMPFYRGQNVESIVGSGLGLAVVNKCLELQHGSIAVESQVGEGTRFSVSIPCQQKSDRHTS, encoded by the coding sequence ATGCCACGATCGAGAGATCAGCTTGAGTTCTATGTGTCCTCTATGAAATGGTCGCTTGAGGAAAAGGTTGTTGCCACCAGTTTAGGCGTCATCCTACTGCTATTAGGATTTGTCAACTTGATGTCCCCTAAAAATACAACAGAGTTGGTGGAAAATGCGAACCGAGTGCAATCGACCTACGACTTTTTGGGAAATTTGACAGATTTTTTAGCGGCTATGAGCGTTGCTGAGTCAGGGCGACGTGGCTATGTGTTCTCCAATCGGGAAGAGGAATTGGGTCGCTATCAGATAGCAATCCTGGAGATGGAAGCAGAGTTAAACCAACTGCAACAACAACCGAATCTTGCTCAACCCCAAAGACAACGGATTCAGCAATTAAGTCAGTTAACCCTGCGGCGGTTGGCATTGTTTGAGCAATCGATTACGCTTTACCAGCGCGATCGCTCCCCCACTGCAATGCAAACACAACATTCCATTACCGATCGCAGCGTGCAATTAAGGGGGCAAATTCAGACCTTATTAACTGACATCAAAAATGCAGAAAATCAACACCTTCAAACTTCGTTAGATCAAGCTCAAACCAATATCCGATATCGAGCATCGATTGAACGAATTGGCATTTTATTAAGCTTTATCCTGACCTGCGGCATCATTATTGTGTTTTATTGGGCACAACGACGACGACAAAAGTTACAGGTTCTCGAACAAACTTTAGCCCAGCAACGGGAACTGAATCACCTAAAATTGCGTTTGTTCTCAATGATTTCTCACGAGTTTCGTACACCGCTCAGCGTCATTCTGGCATCATCTCAACTGTTGGGCGAGATTTTAGAACCCAAGATTGAACAGAGTCATCTCAAAAATCTGTATCGGATTCAAACGTCTGCCAAACTCATGAATCGCTTGCTGACTGACATCTTGACGCTCACCAGGGCTGAGGCAGGCAACCTCGATTGCAAACCCGAATGGATTGACATTGAAGCTTTTTGTCTTAACTTGTTAGATGATCTACAATCCTCAATCCAATCGCTAAACACCCCATCCTCCCTCCAATCAGTTGACAACCTGCAACATACCCTTCATTTCACCAGTCAGGGAGGTTGTGGACGGGTGTATCTAGATGAAAAACTACTCTATTCAATTCTGAGCAATCTATTACTAAATGCGATTAAATATTCTCCTTCAGGAGGTCAAGTTTCTCTCAACCTTTACTGTGCACCGGAGCAAATTAAATTTGAGGTACAAGACCAGGGTATCGGTATTTTAGAGAGCGATCGCGACCATATTTTCATGCCCTTTTATCGGGGTCAAAATGTTGAGAGCATTGTAGGTAGCGGCTTGGGGCTTGCCGTTGTCAACAAATGTTTGGAATTGCAACACGGCTCCATTGCTGTTGAGAGTCAGGTCGGAGAGGGCACCCGATTTAGCGTCTCCATTCCCTGTCAGCAGAAGAGCGATCGCCACACGTCCTGA
- a CDS encoding Crp/Fnr family transcriptional regulator produces MATNFILDSLPPVEHEWLQPKLREVYLQQNDILYRVGEPIQDVYFPTTCLLSWTKSTEMGELVEVSITGYEGVAGMILLLNETISPWQTDVQLAGKAFKLSTEDFINALGRSPVLHQRVAAFASLKMVQISQSALCNRFHSLEERLCRWLLSAQDHSNTSEFLLTREILAGMIGAGRPAVSLATTILQSAGLIRTTRGSITILNREGMEEAACECYQVFKGALDRYLAQEIHP; encoded by the coding sequence ATGGCTACCAACTTTATTCTCGATTCGTTACCACCCGTAGAGCACGAGTGGCTACAACCCAAACTTAGAGAGGTTTACCTCCAACAAAACGATATTCTCTACCGAGTTGGGGAACCCATTCAAGATGTTTATTTCCCGACAACCTGCTTATTGTCCTGGACAAAATCAACTGAAATGGGGGAATTAGTTGAGGTCAGTATCACTGGTTATGAAGGGGTTGCTGGGATGATTCTTCTGCTCAATGAAACCATCTCACCCTGGCAAACTGACGTTCAATTAGCCGGTAAAGCCTTCAAATTGTCAACAGAAGACTTTATCAACGCTCTGGGGCGATCGCCTGTTTTACACCAACGAGTAGCTGCTTTTGCTTCTTTAAAGATGGTGCAAATAAGCCAATCTGCTCTATGCAACCGCTTTCATAGTCTAGAAGAACGGCTCTGCCGCTGGCTGTTATCCGCGCAGGATCACAGTAACACATCAGAGTTTTTACTAACACGCGAGATCCTGGCGGGAATGATCGGTGCAGGACGTCCAGCGGTCAGCCTCGCCACAACAATTTTGCAATCCGCAGGCTTAATTCGCACAACACGGGGTAGTATCACCATCCTCAACCGAGAGGGAATGGAAGAGGCAGCGTGTGAGTGTTATCAGGTTTTTAAGGGGGCGTTGGATCGATACCTCGCCCAGGAAATTCATCCTTAG
- a CDS encoding DUF1830 domain-containing protein — translation MIELLNPDRTLNCTTTRLFYYRNTTNQIQIMRVEQTMPQRFEKVVFPGEQVLFYATSAAFLDIYVNGITSLNRVKQIPCTELQIIETEQS, via the coding sequence GTGATAGAGCTTTTAAATCCCGATCGCACCCTGAACTGCACTACAACTCGGCTCTTTTATTACCGCAACACAACGAACCAAATTCAAATCATGCGAGTTGAGCAAACCATGCCCCAACGATTTGAAAAGGTTGTTTTTCCAGGCGAACAAGTGCTGTTTTACGCTACATCCGCAGCATTTCTAGATATCTATGTCAATGGGATAACGAGTCTAAATCGAGTGAAACAAATCCCATGCACTGAGTTGCAGATTATTGAGACAGAACAGTCTTGA
- a CDS encoding response regulator, translating to MRFSTSRRIICVDPSRYDCELFIVILTLAGYEVEAVQSITGALPMMESNPFHAGVFTVSLMNASEVEALKTIRATAPSMSLIVCSSDSGDAARQQAMQAGAQAFFTKPIDFDQLTETIALLIP from the coding sequence ATGCGTTTCTCGACCAGCAGAAGAATTATCTGTGTTGATCCTTCACGCTATGATTGCGAATTGTTTATTGTGATTTTGACTCTTGCTGGCTATGAGGTGGAAGCGGTGCAATCAATCACGGGCGCGCTACCCATGATGGAGAGTAACCCATTCCATGCAGGTGTGTTTACGGTCTCGCTGATGAATGCTAGCGAGGTTGAGGCACTCAAAACAATTCGGGCAACCGCTCCATCCATGTCCTTGATTGTGTGTTCAAGTGATAGTGGGGATGCTGCACGGCAGCAAGCGATGCAAGCGGGTGCTCAAGCTTTTTTTACGAAGCCAATTGATTTTGATCAATTAACAGAGACGATCGCCCTATTGATCCCATAA
- a CDS encoding cation:proton antiporter — MNVLTIAWIALPFFIGFVVYLIPKLDRYLALGMALASAAYATLVFSAPTPVTLQLLDNFGVTLLVDPLAGFFILTNALVTAAVVVYCWQTPRTAFFYGQAVILHGSVNAAFACTDFVSLYVALEVLSIAAFLLISYPRSDRSIWVGLRYLFTSNVAMLFYLVGALLVYKASHSFSFAGVQNAPPEALALIFMGLLVKGGIFVSGLWLPVTHSESEAPVSAMMSGFVVKAGVLPLVRCALIVGELDPIIRAFGVGTAVLGVVYACFEKDTKRMLAFHTISQLGFILAAPEVGGFYALTHGLVKAALFLIAGVLPSRSFKELQEKAIATPLWIVLVAASFSISGFPMLSGFGAKILTMKNLVSWQVIGMNLAALGTAISFAKFIFLPHKKVEKPEELGKVNRGFWLAVTLLIVSLLVANLVYIEAYTLGNIIKPLATIALGWLVYLLIVKRLSVKLPRFLEQFDQLMGMMSLMLVFLFWAVFAT, encoded by the coding sequence ATGAATGTTCTGACGATCGCCTGGATAGCTCTACCTTTTTTTATAGGCTTTGTCGTCTATCTCATTCCAAAGCTGGATCGATATCTGGCACTGGGGATGGCGTTAGCTTCTGCTGCCTATGCAACGCTGGTGTTCTCTGCTCCAACGCCAGTCACACTGCAATTGCTCGATAATTTTGGGGTTACGTTACTGGTCGATCCGTTGGCAGGGTTCTTTATCTTGACCAATGCTCTGGTGACGGCAGCGGTGGTTGTTTATTGCTGGCAAACCCCTCGGACTGCTTTTTTCTATGGACAGGCTGTGATCCTGCATGGCAGCGTGAATGCAGCCTTTGCTTGTACGGACTTTGTGAGCCTGTATGTCGCACTGGAAGTCTTGAGCATTGCAGCGTTCTTGCTGATTTCCTATCCCCGCAGCGATCGCTCCATTTGGGTTGGGTTACGCTACCTGTTCACCAGCAACGTGGCAATGCTGTTCTATCTGGTGGGAGCATTGCTGGTTTATAAAGCTAGCCATTCCTTTAGCTTTGCTGGTGTGCAAAATGCTCCACCTGAAGCCCTTGCGCTGATTTTTATGGGCTTATTGGTCAAGGGTGGCATTTTTGTCTCTGGGCTGTGGTTGCCAGTCACCCACTCCGAATCGGAGGCCCCTGTCTCGGCGATGATGTCAGGCTTTGTGGTGAAAGCAGGCGTGTTACCCCTGGTGCGTTGTGCGTTGATCGTCGGAGAGCTAGACCCCATCATTCGGGCTTTTGGGGTTGGCACAGCGGTGTTGGGGGTGGTTTACGCCTGCTTTGAAAAAGACACCAAGCGGATGTTGGCGTTTCACACGATCTCTCAGTTGGGCTTCATTCTGGCAGCCCCCGAAGTCGGTGGGTTTTACGCCCTGACACACGGACTGGTCAAAGCGGCTTTGTTTTTGATTGCTGGGGTTTTACCCAGTCGCAGCTTTAAAGAGTTGCAAGAGAAGGCGATCGCCACTCCTTTGTGGATTGTGCTGGTTGCTGCCAGTTTTTCCATTTCTGGCTTCCCCATGCTGTCTGGATTTGGGGCAAAGATCTTGACGATGAAAAATCTGGTGTCCTGGCAGGTTATCGGCATGAATTTAGCGGCTCTGGGAACTGCGATCTCTTTTGCCAAATTTATCTTCTTACCTCACAAGAAGGTTGAGAAACCGGAGGAACTGGGTAAGGTCAACCGTGGCTTTTGGTTGGCGGTCACGCTTTTGATTGTCAGCTTATTGGTTGCCAATCTTGTCTATATCGAGGCTTACACGCTTGGCAATATCATCAAACCTCTGGCAACGATCGCCCTGGGTTGGTTGGTGTACCTCTTGATCGTGAAACGGTTATCGGTCAAATTACCCCGATTTTTAGAGCAGTTTGATCAGTTGATGGGGATGATGAGCCTGATGTTGGTCTTTCTCTTTTGGGCGGTGTTTGCAACATGA
- a CDS encoding Na(+)/H(+) antiporter subunit B, with protein MKWLYIAAGVALFIKMLLIPNPTPELAKSVVDAVVTDSGVPNAVSGIIFRNRLYDTIFEVVVFTIAILGSKFLLANEQPSCAIYQFTDQASIVLARFGATIAALVGFELAIRGHLSPGGGFAAGVAGGTAIGLVAITSSPEWMQAVYQRWRAAVWEKISVLVFIILSVIVLSGFELPHGEMGALFSGGFLPILNVLVAVKVALGSWAAVLVFIRYRGLL; from the coding sequence ATCAAATGGCTTTACATTGCCGCCGGAGTTGCCCTGTTCATCAAGATGCTCCTGATTCCCAATCCTACGCCGGAGTTAGCCAAATCCGTTGTGGATGCGGTCGTAACCGATAGTGGAGTGCCCAATGCGGTTTCGGGCATCATTTTTAGAAATCGGTTGTACGACACAATCTTTGAGGTTGTCGTGTTTACAATCGCTATTCTTGGCAGTAAGTTTCTCCTGGCAAATGAGCAACCTTCCTGTGCCATTTATCAGTTTACTGATCAAGCTTCGATTGTCCTGGCACGCTTTGGGGCAACCATCGCAGCCCTGGTCGGCTTTGAACTGGCGATTCGGGGGCATCTCAGTCCGGGGGGTGGGTTTGCCGCCGGAGTCGCCGGAGGAACGGCAATCGGGCTAGTGGCAATCACGTCTTCGCCAGAGTGGATGCAAGCTGTTTACCAACGCTGGCGTGCTGCCGTCTGGGAGAAGATTTCGGTGTTGGTGTTTATTATTCTGTCGGTGATTGTCTTATCCGGTTTTGAATTGCCGCATGGAGAGATGGGTGCATTATTTAGCGGTGGTTTCTTGCCAATTCTGAATGTTCTAGTTGCGGTTAAAGTTGCACTTGGTTCTTGGGCAGCAGTATTGGTATTCATCCGCTATCGGGGCTTGTTGTAG
- a CDS encoding cation:proton antiporter subunit C gives MLEACVFATVLFGFFGIILKKSLVMKIVSMDVMSTGVIAYYVLIASRDGVFTPIASVGQTAYADPVPQAVILTAIVIGFSIQALMLVGVMKLSRDNPTLESDVIEKNNTL, from the coding sequence GTGCTAGAAGCGTGTGTCTTTGCAACAGTATTATTCGGATTTTTCGGCATCATTCTTAAAAAAAGTTTGGTGATGAAAATCGTCTCTATGGATGTTATGAGCACAGGTGTGATTGCCTACTACGTGCTGATTGCATCGCGAGATGGTGTATTTACGCCGATTGCGTCAGTAGGGCAGACAGCCTATGCTGATCCGGTGCCTCAGGCAGTCATCCTCACGGCGATCGTGATCGGTTTTTCAATTCAGGCACTCATGCTCGTGGGTGTAATGAAACTCTCGCGGGATAACCCAACGCTGGAAAGTGATGTGATTGAGAAGAACAATACGTTATGA
- a CDS encoding monovalent cation/H(+) antiporter subunit G, with the protein MIHVLSYVSIGIGLVFMFWGTFHLLDRRSVLYKLHSLSIADTLGAILIIVGVLLQVPSAWPWLILAIISLALWNTMLGYVLAYCSSRGESYDR; encoded by the coding sequence ATGATCCATGTTTTAAGCTACGTCTCCATCGGTATTGGGCTGGTCTTTATGTTCTGGGGTACTTTTCATCTGCTCGATCGGCGATCGGTGCTCTATAAACTGCACAGCCTTTCAATTGCCGACACCCTGGGTGCCATTTTGATCATTGTCGGAGTATTGCTTCAGGTGCCCAGTGCGTGGCCCTGGTTAATACTGGCGATTATCTCTCTGGCACTTTGGAACACTATGTTGGGCTACGTATTGGCGTATTGTTCTAGTCGCGGAGAATCCTATGACCGATAG
- a CDS encoding Na+/H+ antiporter subunit E, with translation MIGQLLLRLTLWFLLTANFSLANIIIGVCIALLLPHQGISRESWREWLRMVWKVLKAIPQAYIEAVELILRPHQAEEIVMERVRSRRSPGLVFLDIFVITFTPKTIVLNHHKDGSYEVHQVTRRRRSA, from the coding sequence ATGATCGGACAACTCCTACTGCGACTCACACTCTGGTTTTTGCTAACGGCTAACTTTAGTCTGGCAAATATCATCATTGGCGTTTGCATTGCGCTGTTACTGCCCCATCAGGGCATCTCACGAGAGTCCTGGCGAGAATGGTTGCGGATGGTGTGGAAGGTGTTGAAGGCGATTCCTCAAGCCTATATAGAGGCAGTAGAACTGATTCTGCGTCCCCATCAGGCGGAGGAGATAGTCATGGAGCGGGTGCGATCGCGGCGATCGCCCGGACTCGTCTTTTTAGACATTTTCGTCATTACCTTTACGCCCAAAACCATTGTTCTCAACCATCACAAAGACGGTTCGTATGAGGTGCATCAGGTCACTCGTCGGAGGAGAAGCGCATGA
- a CDS encoding response regulator transcription factor, producing MRILIVEDDVQLSEVLTEALTRRQYVVDVARDGAAAWNLVEAIAYDLIVLDVTLPKLNGIQFCQQLRMTEAQKHKLLRSATPVLMLTARDTIADKIVGLDAGADDYVTKPFDLEELMARVRALLRRGFATSEFNLHWGSLQLNPSTHEATYDNQPLSLTPKEYALLELLVANGRRILSRSGIIEQLWSADDSPVAETVNSHMRGLRQKLKTLGAPDDFIETVHGLGYRLK from the coding sequence ATGCGTATTTTGATTGTTGAAGATGATGTGCAATTGTCAGAAGTCTTAACAGAAGCGTTAACGCGGCGTCAGTATGTCGTTGATGTGGCACGCGATGGAGCCGCTGCCTGGAATCTTGTGGAGGCGATCGCCTACGACCTGATTGTGCTTGATGTCACCCTACCCAAGCTCAACGGCATCCAGTTTTGTCAACAGTTGCGGATGACAGAAGCGCAGAAACACAAGCTATTGCGAAGTGCGACCCCTGTTTTAATGCTGACTGCGCGAGACACGATCGCCGACAAAATCGTTGGCTTAGATGCAGGGGCAGATGACTACGTGACAAAGCCGTTTGATCTCGAAGAACTGATGGCTCGTGTGCGGGCACTGTTGCGACGAGGGTTTGCGACAAGTGAGTTCAACTTACATTGGGGCAGTCTTCAGTTAAACCCCAGCACCCATGAAGCCACCTATGACAATCAACCTCTCAGCTTGACCCCCAAAGAATACGCTCTGTTGGAGTTGCTGGTTGCCAATGGCAGACGAATTTTGAGTCGCTCAGGCATCATTGAACAATTGTGGTCGGCAGATGATTCACCCGTAGCAGAAACCGTCAACTCTCACATGCGGGGACTGCGCCAAAAGTTAAAAACACTGGGCGCACCGGATGATTTCATTGAAACAGTACATGGGTTAGGTTATCGCCTGAAGTAA
- a CDS encoding HPP family protein: protein MQRKLPKYQQSLTPKALTWRRVRWFLSRTQQRIAQRPPAPWQDIFAESVWSPYRQILLSYLGSFLGIAVLAYLTIHSGYPLIAAPFGATAVLVFAVPDSPMAQPRNVLGGNCLAAITCVLLVQLFGTEPWVMALAVATAIKLMQLTQTLHPPGGAIALLGVMSQASWDFVWIPVLVGSVVLVVCTIVFNNLVPGRTYPKRWF from the coding sequence ATGCAGAGAAAATTGCCGAAATACCAACAGTCTTTGACCCCCAAAGCCTTGACATGGAGGCGAGTCAGGTGGTTTCTCTCGCGAACACAGCAGCGGATTGCTCAACGCCCACCTGCACCATGGCAGGACATCTTCGCGGAGTCAGTTTGGAGTCCTTATCGCCAAATCTTGCTGTCCTACCTAGGCAGTTTTTTAGGAATTGCAGTGCTCGCCTATCTAACGATTCATAGTGGCTATCCTCTGATTGCGGCACCGTTTGGAGCGACAGCAGTCCTTGTGTTTGCTGTACCCGATAGCCCCATGGCACAACCTCGCAATGTGCTTGGAGGAAACTGTCTTGCGGCTATCACCTGTGTTTTATTAGTGCAGCTTTTTGGCACAGAACCGTGGGTCATGGCTCTGGCAGTTGCGACTGCTATCAAGTTAATGCAGCTAACCCAAACGCTACATCCACCTGGAGGGGCGATCGCCCTTTTGGGGGTGATGAGTCAAGCCTCCTGGGATTTTGTCTGGATTCCTGTGTTGGTTGGGTCGGTGGTGCTGGTTGTCTGTACGATTGTTTTTAATAATTTGGTTCCAGGCAGAACCTACCCTAAGCGTTGGTTCTAA